From the genome of Muricauda sp. SCSIO 64092, one region includes:
- a CDS encoding sulfatase, whose amino-acid sequence MDKNIWLLLVLTLSMGCNPKGKGDRESQRTPNIVLFLVDDMGWQDTSVPFWDKKTPFNERYHTPNMERLASEGMKFTQAYATPVCSPTRISLMTGMNAARHRVTNWTLRKDALQPMEVNHKELAFPRWNVNGLCPHPGLVNSVHADALPKLLKKAGYFNIHVGKAHFGAIGTPAEDPKAIGFDINIAGHAAGAPQSYLGMESFGNSETSKDSPWPVPNLEKYHGRDIFLTEALTLEAKKTLNKVLEKDNPFFLYMSHYAVHTPITADKRYLGKYLEAGLDSTEAKYATLVEGMDKSLGDIMAYLEEKEIAENTIILFMSDNGGLSAHGRGGKPNSHNLPLASGKGSIYEGGIREPMIVKWPGVVEPGSSNNNYLIIEDFFPSILEMAGVGHYNAVQTIDGKSFVPLLTDTTPGQSEERPLFWHYPNQWGGSGPGIGAFSAVRLGDWKLIYYHLDERYELFNIEQDLGETTNLTEAEPDKCAELSKVLSTFLKETKAQLPSHKRTGKVVSYP is encoded by the coding sequence ATGGACAAAAACATATGGCTTCTTTTGGTTTTAACCCTTTCCATGGGCTGCAATCCCAAAGGCAAGGGGGATAGAGAGTCTCAAAGAACGCCTAACATTGTTCTTTTTCTGGTGGACGACATGGGCTGGCAAGACACCTCGGTTCCTTTTTGGGACAAGAAAACCCCTTTCAATGAAAGATACCATACGCCTAATATGGAACGGTTGGCCAGCGAAGGGATGAAATTTACGCAAGCCTATGCCACACCTGTTTGCTCCCCAACACGAATAAGTTTAATGACAGGCATGAACGCCGCCCGTCATCGCGTCACAAACTGGACATTGCGCAAGGATGCGCTGCAACCCATGGAGGTAAACCATAAGGAATTGGCCTTTCCCAGATGGAATGTGAACGGTTTATGTCCACATCCTGGATTGGTAAATTCCGTACATGCCGATGCGCTGCCCAAACTGCTCAAAAAAGCGGGTTATTTCAACATCCATGTGGGCAAGGCCCATTTTGGCGCTATCGGCACCCCAGCAGAAGATCCCAAGGCCATTGGGTTTGATATCAATATTGCAGGACATGCCGCTGGGGCACCCCAAAGTTATTTGGGTATGGAAAGTTTTGGCAATTCCGAGACTTCCAAGGATTCGCCATGGCCGGTTCCGAATCTGGAAAAGTACCACGGCAGGGATATTTTTTTGACAGAGGCCCTTACCCTTGAGGCCAAGAAGACCTTGAATAAAGTTTTGGAAAAAGACAATCCCTTTTTCCTCTACATGTCGCACTATGCGGTACATACCCCTATCACAGCGGACAAAAGATATCTCGGCAAATATTTAGAGGCCGGCTTGGACAGTACAGAAGCTAAATACGCCACCTTGGTAGAAGGGATGGACAAAAGCTTAGGAGATATCATGGCATATCTAGAAGAAAAAGAAATAGCTGAAAACACAATAATACTGTTTATGTCGGATAATGGCGGCCTAAGTGCTCATGGCAGGGGAGGGAAGCCCAATTCCCATAATCTGCCCTTGGCCAGTGGCAAGGGATCTATATATGAAGGGGGCATTCGGGAACCGATGATTGTAAAGTGGCCCGGAGTGGTGGAACCAGGATCTTCCAATAACAATTATCTGATTATAGAGGATTTCTTTCCGAGTATTTTGGAAATGGCCGGGGTGGGCCATTACAATGCAGTACAGACCATTGATGGAAAGAGTTTTGTTCCATTGTTAACCGATACCACACCGGGACAAAGCGAGGAAAGACCATTGTTCTGGCATTATCCCAATCAGTGGGGGGGAAGTGGACCAGGAATCGGTGCCTTCAGTGCTGTTAGATTGGGGGACTGGAAATTGATTTATTACCACCTCGACGAACGGTATGAATTGTTCAATATTGAACAGGATCTTGGGGAAACCACAAATTTGACTGAGGCCGAACCGGACAAATGCGCTGAACTCTCCAAGGTTCTTAGCACTTTTTTGAAAGAAACCAAGGCGCAGCTACCATCGCATAAAAGAACTGGAAAAGTTGTTAGCTATCCTTAG
- a CDS encoding FecR family protein — protein MFCEFEVSINKSYNLDKGIEGLLVNYFTKSISTEEMVRLTEWINEESNTSIFKEYIKTNFFIDLVMTDFDTESGKQKIFEEIRKNQKNCIKKRIGRVLAYAASIAVVIALGYMFRTHYTDTEQGEPKTIETVKTEVIKPGTDKAVLTLENGTEVALEKGKNVRLQDQILNGGELRYTAESSARKNALAFNFLTVPRGGRFFVQLSDGTKIWLNSDSKLKYPINFTEGEDRKVELLFGEAYLEVSKSTHPNGMPFKVYTGIQEIVVLGTQFNIRAYKDENEIVTTLVEGKLSVGHDRASKLLDPMQQSTITNENEAIRIQNVDRIFEETAWKDGYFSFKGKPMEEIMKTLSRWYDIQYVFKNETQKDKTFTGVLDRESSIDLILDYIQRTNEIKFEIYDRTVIIE, from the coding sequence GTGTTTTGTGAATTTGAAGTGTCTATAAACAAAAGCTATAATTTGGATAAGGGCATTGAAGGGCTGTTGGTCAATTATTTCACAAAATCTATTTCTACCGAAGAAATGGTTCGGTTAACGGAATGGATCAATGAGGAATCCAATACCTCGATTTTCAAAGAATACATAAAGACCAATTTTTTTATTGATCTAGTTATGACTGATTTTGATACGGAAAGCGGAAAGCAAAAAATATTTGAGGAAATACGTAAAAACCAAAAAAACTGTATCAAAAAGAGAATTGGTAGGGTATTGGCGTATGCTGCCAGTATTGCAGTGGTCATAGCCTTAGGGTATATGTTCCGTACCCATTATACGGACACAGAACAGGGCGAGCCAAAAACAATCGAGACTGTTAAGACGGAAGTTATCAAACCGGGTACGGACAAAGCCGTACTGACCTTGGAAAACGGTACTGAAGTAGCCCTTGAAAAAGGGAAAAATGTACGATTACAAGATCAAATCCTTAATGGGGGGGAATTGCGTTATACTGCTGAATCATCTGCCCGTAAAAATGCCTTAGCCTTCAATTTTTTGACCGTTCCCAGAGGAGGGCGCTTCTTTGTGCAATTGTCCGATGGAACAAAAATATGGCTCAATTCAGATTCCAAACTCAAGTATCCTATCAATTTTACTGAAGGCGAAGACCGCAAAGTGGAACTATTGTTTGGGGAAGCCTATCTTGAGGTATCCAAAAGCACACATCCAAACGGAATGCCTTTTAAGGTGTATACGGGAATACAGGAAATAGTTGTTTTGGGCACCCAATTCAATATCAGGGCCTACAAGGATGAAAATGAAATAGTGACTACCTTGGTTGAAGGTAAGCTGTCCGTTGGTCATGATAGGGCGTCAAAGCTGCTTGACCCCATGCAACAGTCCACCATTACCAATGAAAATGAAGCAATCAGGATTCAGAATGTGGACAGGATATTTGAGGAAACTGCCTGGAAAGATGGTTACTTCAGCTTTAAAGGAAAGCCCATGGAGGAGATTATGAAAACCCTCTCAAGGTGGTACGACATTCAATACGTGTTTAAAAATGAAACACAGAAAGATAAGACCTTTACAGGTGTATTGGACCGCGAAAGTTCAATAGACTTGATTTTGGATTATATACAAAGGACTAATGAAATTAAATTCGAAATATATGATAGGACCGTAATAATAGAATAA
- a CDS encoding L-fucose isomerase: MEATIHGTRLVGSLPKVGIRPTIDGREGGVRESLEDQCMAMAKAAAKLIKENVRFPSGEKVECVIADTTIGGVTESAACADKFREEGVGLSLTVTPCWCYGTEVMGADPLYPRAIWGFNGTERPGAVYLAAALAGYSQKGLPTFGIYGREVCDADDTSVPSDVAEKILKFVRAGLAVALMKGKSYLSLGYSSMGIAGSMVDANFFYSYLGMRTEFVDMTELIRRMEKGIYDQEEFEQALVWTKEHCKEGKDYNNEENRANDQRKDEEWETVVKMTQIVRDIMVGNPKLAEIGFNEEAMGRNAIASGFQGQRQWTDFMPNGDFMEAMLNSSFDWNGIRQPFVVATENDSLNGVSMLFGHLLTNTAQIFSDVRTYWSPESVKRVTGKTLTGLAKDGIIHLINSGSTTLDATGQMKDAENTSVLKPYWEVTEDDMQNCLSNTRWPQAIREYFKGGGYSSQFKTEGEMPVTMCRINLLKGLGPTIQIAEGWTAELPEDIHIILHERTNPTWPTTWFVPRLTGAGAFKDVYTVMAKWGANHGAISYGHIGSELITLCAMLRIPVCMHNVDESDIFRPSAWNAFGQNLESADYRACDTYGPLYTT, translated from the coding sequence ATGGAAGCAACTATCCATGGAACACGATTGGTCGGTTCCTTACCAAAAGTAGGCATCCGCCCCACTATTGATGGACGTGAAGGTGGCGTAAGGGAATCCTTGGAAGATCAGTGTATGGCTATGGCCAAAGCAGCAGCCAAGCTGATTAAGGAAAATGTACGATTCCCTTCAGGGGAAAAAGTGGAATGCGTCATTGCAGACACGACTATTGGTGGGGTAACAGAATCGGCTGCTTGCGCCGATAAGTTTAGAGAGGAAGGTGTAGGACTTTCCTTGACAGTTACTCCCTGTTGGTGCTACGGTACTGAAGTCATGGGGGCCGATCCCTTGTATCCTAGGGCTATTTGGGGCTTCAATGGAACGGAAAGGCCCGGCGCGGTCTATCTGGCCGCTGCGCTTGCCGGATATTCCCAAAAGGGACTCCCAACATTTGGAATATATGGTCGAGAGGTCTGTGATGCCGATGATACATCAGTACCCAGTGATGTGGCAGAAAAAATCCTGAAGTTTGTTCGAGCCGGTCTTGCGGTGGCGCTAATGAAGGGAAAATCATACTTGTCCTTGGGATATTCCTCAATGGGTATCGCTGGATCTATGGTAGATGCCAACTTCTTTTATAGCTATCTGGGCATGCGTACTGAATTTGTGGACATGACCGAACTCATTCGCCGGATGGAAAAGGGTATTTACGACCAAGAAGAATTTGAACAAGCCTTGGTTTGGACCAAAGAACATTGCAAGGAAGGTAAGGATTATAACAACGAAGAAAACCGGGCGAACGATCAACGCAAGGACGAAGAGTGGGAAACCGTGGTGAAAATGACCCAGATTGTTCGTGATATCATGGTGGGCAACCCAAAACTGGCGGAAATCGGTTTCAATGAAGAGGCTATGGGACGTAATGCCATTGCCTCTGGTTTTCAAGGGCAACGACAGTGGACGGACTTCATGCCCAATGGGGATTTTATGGAGGCAATGCTAAATTCGTCATTTGATTGGAACGGTATTCGACAACCCTTTGTGGTGGCTACGGAGAATGACAGCCTTAACGGGGTTTCCATGCTCTTTGGCCATCTGTTGACCAATACTGCCCAGATATTTTCTGATGTGCGCACCTATTGGAGTCCTGAGTCAGTGAAACGGGTGACTGGAAAAACATTGACTGGTTTGGCCAAGGACGGAATCATTCATTTGATCAATTCAGGGTCTACTACTCTAGATGCTACTGGACAAATGAAGGACGCCGAGAATACATCGGTTCTTAAGCCCTATTGGGAAGTTACCGAAGATGATATGCAAAACTGCCTCTCAAACACCCGTTGGCCACAAGCCATTCGTGAGTATTTTAAAGGTGGGGGCTATTCTTCCCAATTTAAAACCGAAGGCGAAATGCCCGTGACCATGTGTCGTATCAACCTGTTAAAAGGGTTGGGGCCTACCATTCAAATTGCGGAGGGCTGGACTGCGGAACTTCCCGAGGATATCCATATCATTTTGCACGAAAGAACCAATCCTACGTGGCCCACCACTTGGTTTGTGCCAAGATTGACCGGTGCGGGTGCCTTTAAAGATGTATATACGGTCATGGCCAAATGGGGTGCCAACCACGGTGCTATCAGTTATGGGCATATCGGCAGTGAACTTATCACGCTTTGTGCTATGCTCAGAATACCGGTATGCATGCACAATGTGGATGAATCAGATATTTTCAGGCCTAGTGCATGGAATGCATTTGGCCAGAATTTAGAAAGTGCCGATTATAGGGCTTGTGATACATATGGGCCACTTTATACTACCTAA
- a CDS encoding SusC/RagA family TonB-linked outer membrane protein, protein MRALLFLCVTTVFSFSPRDAFSQNARIEIAENQTITVSQIFDLIQEQAGYRFVYSDEVIAKAPKVSVKKGTILARRLLKKGLSPIGCTYEITENETIIVKGPPVVVANAQQTTINGTVTDDIGTPLPGATILEKGTTNGTQTDFDGNFSIEVTGPNATLVVSYIGFVAQEVPLDGRTSVTVQLQEDTAKLDEVVVVGYGIQERKTLAGAITTVDAETFESRPVPNAVSSLQGITPGLIVTGGNGPGSQPNINIRGLSSLSGGGNFPLVLVDGFQSQIDNVNPDDIANISVIKDGAAAIYGNQASNGVILITTKKGRRNTAPQVQYSTIVGFTSPTYIPEKTTQEEYMLTVNEAFVNDGDAPLYGDIFFDALGTDTVLNFSDTRFADPLREDSYLIFNQPDNLFVDELLQNGIIQQHNLSIAGGGENNTYRVSLGYLSNEGVINSPFDSFDRYNLRINNDIQLMDNLKLSMQNALEIGDRSVSQQQSAALQRVVGNWTFQPVRNPDGQLYTFRGFANPLDLLEQGGETNTVTTRVISNLKLDYEIIDGLTLTGTAGINQNRIDRRSEQPTIFLQNGWTVDQPRVAGANPNRLSETLERENYFNLSGYLTYNKGFGNHEITATAGASHEQRKDTRFVMEARDFPFNDREDFSVQFGNDDEDRISEPFAEGRNDPNDNFGIAWTLRSWFGRFNYQYKNKYIAEATVRYDGSSRFTPDERWGLFTGYLGAWVASEEQFIRDLNVFDFLKFRASYGETGNQNGIGHFDFLARINTGERYIFGGVDDPLFDSQTPAQFYSEANAVSLDRTWETVATTNLGVDMALLGSRLNLSFDYFQRVNKDMLVGITLPEVLGIGPPALNRGELETKGFELSIGWNDKIGEDFSYYVRGALFNDDNKLVRLENSEQPRRAGVNDRLLGKSTGTLLGYQFDGLFQTDAEVAAYQEAVANGVPGGALGALRTGDVRYVDIDGNGEISELGNPENGDTGDLIELGNNRVQYSFSLDLGGQYKNFDFRALIQGVGQQDLFIDGRFRGPIVDGAWFVQGLRYYFGRTWSADNPNAQFPRLSTQRPINDYNYAPSSLSVLNGAYARLKNVQLGYSLPDSVLSSMGIEQLRLYVTGENVAEIQSERSRSLGFDPEKGSPSFSYPFVRTYSLGLQVTF, encoded by the coding sequence ATGAGAGCGCTCTTATTTCTATGTGTTACAACTGTTTTTAGTTTTTCGCCTAGAGATGCGTTTTCCCAGAACGCAAGGATTGAAATTGCAGAAAACCAGACCATAACCGTTTCCCAAATTTTTGATTTAATCCAGGAACAAGCAGGCTATAGGTTTGTCTATAGTGATGAAGTGATTGCCAAGGCTCCAAAAGTGTCCGTTAAAAAGGGAACTATTTTGGCCAGAAGGTTGTTAAAAAAAGGATTGTCTCCCATAGGGTGTACCTACGAGATTACTGAGAACGAGACCATCATCGTTAAAGGTCCCCCCGTAGTCGTTGCAAATGCACAACAGACCACGATTAATGGTACGGTAACCGATGACATCGGCACTCCCTTGCCCGGAGCAACAATTTTGGAGAAAGGTACCACTAACGGCACCCAAACCGATTTTGATGGGAATTTTTCTATAGAGGTTACCGGTCCAAACGCAACTTTGGTCGTTTCTTACATCGGATTCGTTGCCCAGGAAGTGCCCCTAGACGGGAGAACGTCGGTAACTGTACAACTACAGGAAGATACGGCCAAATTAGATGAAGTGGTTGTTGTGGGGTATGGAATCCAGGAAAGAAAAACCTTGGCAGGAGCCATAACCACTGTAGACGCGGAGACCTTTGAGTCGAGGCCGGTCCCCAATGCCGTGTCCAGTTTGCAGGGTATTACTCCTGGATTGATTGTCACCGGCGGTAATGGACCGGGATCACAGCCCAATATTAACATTAGGGGTTTAAGTTCTTTGAGTGGCGGGGGCAATTTCCCATTGGTTCTGGTAGATGGATTTCAGAGCCAGATCGATAACGTTAACCCGGATGATATAGCGAATATATCCGTAATCAAGGATGGGGCCGCTGCCATTTACGGTAACCAGGCATCCAATGGTGTCATCTTGATCACTACAAAAAAAGGAAGGCGCAATACCGCCCCGCAAGTACAGTACAGCACCATCGTTGGGTTTACCTCCCCTACCTATATCCCTGAAAAAACAACACAGGAAGAGTATATGCTTACAGTAAATGAGGCTTTTGTCAACGACGGGGATGCCCCGCTTTATGGGGATATTTTCTTTGATGCCCTGGGTACGGACACGGTGCTTAACTTTAGTGATACCAGATTTGCGGATCCATTAAGGGAGGATAGCTATTTGATTTTCAACCAACCGGATAACCTGTTTGTAGACGAATTACTGCAAAATGGGATAATCCAACAGCACAATTTGAGTATTGCCGGCGGTGGTGAAAACAACACATATCGGGTGTCGCTGGGGTATCTCAGTAATGAAGGGGTCATCAATTCCCCTTTCGATAGTTTTGACAGATACAATCTAAGGATAAACAACGACATCCAGTTGATGGACAACCTAAAACTGTCCATGCAAAACGCCTTGGAAATCGGCGATCGCTCGGTAAGCCAGCAACAGAGTGCTGCATTACAGAGGGTTGTAGGCAATTGGACTTTTCAACCCGTAAGAAACCCGGATGGGCAATTGTATACGTTTCGAGGGTTTGCAAATCCTTTGGACCTTTTGGAACAGGGCGGGGAGACCAATACAGTGACCACAAGGGTCATTTCCAATCTAAAGTTGGATTATGAAATTATCGATGGCTTGACCCTGACCGGAACGGCGGGTATCAACCAAAACAGAATTGACAGAAGGTCCGAACAGCCCACCATCTTTTTGCAAAACGGTTGGACCGTGGACCAACCTAGGGTAGCAGGTGCCAATCCCAACCGCTTGAGCGAGACCTTGGAAAGGGAGAATTATTTTAACCTTTCGGGCTACCTCACCTATAATAAGGGCTTTGGGAATCATGAAATTACCGCTACCGCCGGGGCATCCCATGAACAACGCAAGGATACCCGTTTTGTAATGGAGGCCCGAGACTTCCCTTTTAACGATAGGGAAGATTTTTCCGTGCAGTTTGGAAACGATGATGAGGACAGAATTTCCGAACCCTTCGCAGAGGGCAGGAATGATCCCAATGACAATTTTGGGATTGCCTGGACACTTCGCTCATGGTTCGGAAGGTTCAACTACCAATACAAGAACAAATATATTGCAGAGGCCACTGTACGCTATGACGGTTCTTCAAGGTTCACCCCAGATGAACGTTGGGGTCTCTTCACAGGATATCTGGGAGCCTGGGTGGCATCGGAAGAGCAGTTCATTAGGGATTTGAATGTTTTCGATTTTCTAAAATTTAGGGCATCCTATGGAGAAACGGGCAATCAGAACGGAATAGGCCACTTTGACTTTTTAGCGAGGATTAATACTGGTGAGCGCTATATTTTTGGAGGTGTTGACGATCCCTTATTCGATTCCCAGACCCCGGCCCAATTTTATAGTGAAGCCAATGCGGTAAGCCTAGATCGTACCTGGGAAACCGTGGCCACCACCAACCTTGGTGTGGACATGGCCCTTTTGGGATCTCGACTGAACCTTTCCTTTGATTATTTTCAACGGGTAAACAAAGATATGTTGGTGGGCATTACCTTACCCGAAGTCTTGGGGATTGGACCTCCCGCATTGAACCGAGGGGAACTGGAAACCAAGGGGTTTGAACTGTCCATAGGTTGGAACGATAAGATAGGGGAGGATTTCAGTTACTATGTTCGGGGAGCCCTTTTCAACGATGACAACAAGCTGGTCCGCTTGGAAAACAGTGAACAGCCAAGAAGAGCCGGGGTAAACGATAGGCTGTTGGGTAAATCGACAGGTACTCTTTTGGGATATCAGTTTGATGGGTTATTTCAGACCGATGCAGAAGTGGCGGCCTATCAGGAGGCTGTTGCCAATGGTGTTCCGGGTGGGGCGTTGGGAGCCTTAAGAACGGGTGATGTACGTTATGTTGATATTGACGGCAATGGAGAGATCAGCGAATTGGGCAATCCAGAAAACGGCGATACCGGTGATTTGATAGAGTTGGGTAACAATAGGGTCCAATACAGTTTTAGCCTTGATTTGGGGGGGCAATACAAAAACTTTGATTTTAGGGCACTCATACAAGGAGTTGGTCAACAGGACTTGTTTATCGATGGCAGGTTCAGGGGCCCCATAGTGGACGGTGCCTGGTTTGTCCAAGGACTCCGATATTATTTTGGGAGGACATGGAGCGCAGACAATCCCAATGCACAATTTCCAAGGTTAAGTACCCAAAGACCTATTAATGATTATAACTATGCGCCCTCTAGCCTTTCCGTATTGAATGGGGCCTATGCAAGGTTAAAGAACGTACAATTGGGATATTCCCTCCCAGATTCGGTGTTGTCCAGTATGGGGATCGAACAGCTTCGGCTATATGTAACGGGAGAAAATGTAGCGGAGATACAGTCCGAAAGATCACGATCCTTGGGCTTTGACCCGGAAAAAGGATCTCCTTCCTTTAGTTATCCGTTTGTAAGAACGTATTCCTTGGGACTTCAGGTTACTTTTTAA
- a CDS encoding RNA polymerase sigma factor, whose translation MKIDFLVEKQLKYALSEGDQKALSVLMDLFYQPLCTYVNSLSNDYELSQDIVQSIFINLWEDREKIHSIKSLKSYLYTSVYNRLTNEWRKNKRMLAIEEKHLSLLNDIALKEDEDVLQRQIKLIKLEIQKLPPKCKEIFLLSKQGGLTNIEIADYLDISKRTVETQMSKAYKLLRERLRDKIRPILFMLMGLNPNSSLKGGLAMG comes from the coding sequence TTGAAAATTGATTTTTTAGTGGAAAAGCAGTTGAAGTATGCGCTGTCCGAAGGCGATCAAAAGGCCTTGTCGGTACTTATGGATTTGTTCTATCAACCGCTTTGCACCTATGTGAATAGTCTTTCAAATGACTATGAGCTATCCCAAGATATTGTTCAAAGTATCTTTATAAACCTTTGGGAAGACCGTGAAAAAATCCATAGCATAAAGTCCTTAAAAAGCTATCTGTATACATCGGTTTACAACCGATTGACCAATGAGTGGAGAAAGAACAAAAGAATGCTGGCAATAGAAGAAAAGCACCTTAGCCTACTGAATGATATTGCTCTGAAAGAGGATGAAGATGTATTGCAAAGGCAGATTAAATTAATTAAACTTGAAATACAAAAGTTGCCCCCTAAATGCAAAGAGATTTTTTTGTTGAGCAAACAAGGTGGGTTGACCAACATTGAGATTGCAGATTATCTGGATATCTCCAAAAGAACTGTGGAAACACAAATGAGCAAGGCCTATAAACTATTACGGGAAAGGCTAAGGGACAAGATTCGGCCCATTCTTTTTATGCTCATGGGATTGAATCCGAATTCCTCTTTAAAGGGGGGACTGGCAATGGGCTGA